The Nothobranchius furzeri strain GRZ-AD chromosome 6, NfurGRZ-RIMD1, whole genome shotgun sequence genome includes a region encoding these proteins:
- the rfx3 gene encoding transcription factor RFX3 isoform X2 produces the protein MQTPEAGADSTSTVPLQTTVPVQPTGSTQQVPVQQQAQTVQQVQHVYPAQVQYVEENSGVYTNGNIRTYSYSEPQLYSQNSGGSYFDTQGSASQVSTVVTSHGMTNNGGGSAGGMSMGLAGGQVISSSSGAYLMDNAGPHPATQTARASPATIEMAIETLQKSEGLSSQRSSLLNSHLQWLLDNYETAEGVSLPRSTLYNHYLRHCQEQKLDPVNAASFGKLIRSIFMGLRTRRLGTRGNSKYHYYGIRVKPDSPLNRLQEDMQYMALRQQPVQQKQRFKSVQKFDSGSGDNYTSGGQHHPGAAEQTVIAQSQHHQQFLDASRALPDFVELDLGQSNTENVSPEDVKALQSLYREHCEAILDVVVNLQFSLIEKLWQTFWRYSPPDTVEGATVTENRVSEIEARLPEAQLLLLCRNEAVLKWMSTCDHLMYQVLVEILIPDVLRPIPSALTQAIRNFAKSLEGWLSNAMNAIPQRMIQTKIAAVSAFAQTLRRYTSLNHLAQAARAVLQNTSQINQMLSDLNRVDFANVQEQASWVCQCEEGVVQHLEQDFKATLQQQSSLEQWAAWLENVVTQVLKPYEHRPSFPRAARQFLLKWSFYSSMVIRDLTLRSAASFGSFHLIRLLYDEYMFYLVEHRVAQATGETPIGVMGEFDNLNNLSLTSIDKDETSGMDSDLEEDVEESGEPLPKREKSEHEVIQVIQVGALEDGIHPVVGVVQQSVLHSLPQPPQDHTDHILTSSVGTPTIRHCSTTGNTYASV, from the exons AAGGACCTACTCATACTCCGAGCCACAGCTGTACAGCCAGAACAGCGGGGGGAGCTACTTTGACACACAGGGCAGCGCGTCTCAAGTGTCCACTGTGGTGACGTCTCACGGCATGACCAACAATGGAGGAGGGAGCGCTGGAGGGATGAGCATGGGTCTGGCGGGGGGTCAGGTAATCAGCAGCAGCTCCGGGGCTTACTTGATGGACAATGCCGGACCCCACCCCGCCACCCAGACTGCACGGGCCTCCCCAGCCACT ATTGAAATGGCGATTGAGACACTCCAAAAATCTGAGGGTTTATCCAGTCAGAGAAGCTCGCTACTCAACAGCCAT CTTCAGTGGCTGCTGGACAATTacgagacagcagagggagtaagTCTACCACGGTCCACCCTCTACAATCACTACCTGCGCCACTGCCAGGAGCAGAAATTAGACCCGGTCAACGCAGCCTCATTTGGTAAACTCATTCGCTCTATCTTCATGGGACTCCGTACAAGGCGTCTTGGGACAAG AGGGAACTCCAAATATCATTACTACGGTATACGAGTGAAACCAGATTCCCCGCTCAATAGACTCCAAGAAGACATGCAGTACATGGCCCTGAGACAGCAGCCTGTTCAGCAGAAGCAGAG GTTCAAGTCAGTGCAGAAGTTTGACAGCGGCTCCGGAGACAATTACACAAGTGGAGGCCAGCACCATCCAGGTGCTGCAGAACAGACGGTTATTGCACAGAGCCAGCACCACCAGCAGTTCCTTG ATGCATCACGGGCACTCCCTGATTTTGTAGAGCTGGACCTGGGTCAGAGCAATACGGAGAACGTCAGCCCAGAGGATGTAAAGGCTCTTCAGTCCCTTTACAGAGAGCACTGTGAG GCTATCTTGGACGTTGTGGTCAACCTCCAGTTCAGTCTAATCGAGAAGCTGTGGCAGACATTCTGGCGTTATTCTCCCCCTGACACTGTAGAGGGTGCCACTGTAACAGAGAATCG TGTAAGTGAGATTGAAGCGCGGCTCCCTGAAGCACAGTTATTGTTGCTGTGCAGAAACGAGGCGGTTCTTAAGTGGATGAGCACCTGTGACCATTTAATGTACCAGGTCCTCGTGGAGATTCTTATTCCTGATGTCCTGAGACCCATTCCCA GTGCCTTGACTCAAGCCATTCGCAACTTTGCCAAAAGCCTGGAAGGGTGGCTTAGTAATGCCATGAATGCCATTCCACAGAGAATGATCCAGACCAAG ATTGCCGCTGTTAGTGCCTTTGCGCAAACGCTGCGCAGATATACATCTCTGAACCACCTGGCTCAGGCGGCACGCGCTGTGTTGCAAAACACATCACAGATCAACCAGATGCTGAGCGATCTCAATCGTGTTGACTTTGCAAACGTGCAG GAGCAGGCATCGTGGGTGTGCCAGTGTGAGGAGGGCGTGGTTCAGCACTTGGAGCAGGACTTTAAGGCCACGCTGCAGCAGCAGAGCTCTCTGGAGCAGTGGGCAGCCTGGCTGGAGAACGTGGTCACTCAGGTGCTCAAGCCTTACGAGCACAGGCCCAGCTTCCCCAGGGCAGCTCGACAGTTCCTGCTGAAGTGGTCCTTCTACAG TTCTATGGTGATCAGAGACCTGACCCTGCGCAGTGCTGCCAGCTTCGGCTCCTTCCACCTGATCCGCCTGCTTTATGATGAGTACATGTTTTATCTAGTGGAGCATCGTGTGGCTCAAGCTACAGGAGAGACGCCCATTGGTGTCATGGGCGAG TTTGACAACCTCAACAACTTATCCCTTACTAGCATCGATAAAG ATGAGACGAGCGGGATGGACAGTGACTTGGAAGAGGATGTGGAGGAGTCTGGGGAACCGCTCCCCAAACGGGAGAAGTCGGAGCATGAGGTAATCCAGGTGATCCAGGTCGGGGCGCTAGAAGACGGGATCCACCCCGTGGTGGGAGTTGTTCAGCAGAGTGTGCTCCACTCACTGCCACAGCCCCCCCAGGACCACACCGACCACATCCTAACCTCGTCCGTGGGGACTCCCACCATCCGCCACTGCAGCACCACCGGCAACACGTACGCCTCTGTTTGA
- the rfx3 gene encoding transcription factor RFX3 isoform X3, with amino-acid sequence MQTPEAGADSTSTVPLQTTVPVQPTGSTQQVPVQQQAQTVQQVQHVYPAQVQYVEENSGVYTNGNIRTYSYSEPQLYSQNSGGSYFDTQGSASQVSTVVTSHGMTNNGGGSAGGMSMGLAGGQVISSSSGAYLMDNAGPHPATQTARASPATLQWLLDNYETAEGVSLPRSTLYNHYLRHCQEQKLDPVNAASFGKLIRSIFMGLRTRRLGTRGNSKYHYYGIRVKPDSPLNRLQEDMQYMALRQQPVQQKQRFKSVQKFDSGSGDNYTSGGQHHPGAAEQTVIAQSQHHQQFLDASRALPDFVELDLGQSNTENVSPEDVKALQSLYREHCEAILDVVVNLQFSLIEKLWQTFWRYSPPDTVEGATVTENRSVSEIEARLPEAQLLLLCRNEAVLKWMSTCDHLMYQVLVEILIPDVLRPIPSALTQAIRNFAKSLEGWLSNAMNAIPQRMIQTKIAAVSAFAQTLRRYTSLNHLAQAARAVLQNTSQINQMLSDLNRVDFANVQEQASWVCQCEEGVVQHLEQDFKATLQQQSSLEQWAAWLENVVTQVLKPYEHRPSFPRAARQFLLKWSFYSSMVIRDLTLRSAASFGSFHLIRLLYDEYMFYLVEHRVAQATGETPIGVMGEFDNLNNLSLTSIDKDETSGMDSDLEEDVEESGEPLPKREKSEHEVIQVIQVGALEDGIHPVVGVVQQSVLHSLPQPPQDHTDHILTSSVGTPTIRHCSTTGNTYASV; translated from the exons AAGGACCTACTCATACTCCGAGCCACAGCTGTACAGCCAGAACAGCGGGGGGAGCTACTTTGACACACAGGGCAGCGCGTCTCAAGTGTCCACTGTGGTGACGTCTCACGGCATGACCAACAATGGAGGAGGGAGCGCTGGAGGGATGAGCATGGGTCTGGCGGGGGGTCAGGTAATCAGCAGCAGCTCCGGGGCTTACTTGATGGACAATGCCGGACCCCACCCCGCCACCCAGACTGCACGGGCCTCCCCAGCCACT CTTCAGTGGCTGCTGGACAATTacgagacagcagagggagtaagTCTACCACGGTCCACCCTCTACAATCACTACCTGCGCCACTGCCAGGAGCAGAAATTAGACCCGGTCAACGCAGCCTCATTTGGTAAACTCATTCGCTCTATCTTCATGGGACTCCGTACAAGGCGTCTTGGGACAAG AGGGAACTCCAAATATCATTACTACGGTATACGAGTGAAACCAGATTCCCCGCTCAATAGACTCCAAGAAGACATGCAGTACATGGCCCTGAGACAGCAGCCTGTTCAGCAGAAGCAGAG GTTCAAGTCAGTGCAGAAGTTTGACAGCGGCTCCGGAGACAATTACACAAGTGGAGGCCAGCACCATCCAGGTGCTGCAGAACAGACGGTTATTGCACAGAGCCAGCACCACCAGCAGTTCCTTG ATGCATCACGGGCACTCCCTGATTTTGTAGAGCTGGACCTGGGTCAGAGCAATACGGAGAACGTCAGCCCAGAGGATGTAAAGGCTCTTCAGTCCCTTTACAGAGAGCACTGTGAG GCTATCTTGGACGTTGTGGTCAACCTCCAGTTCAGTCTAATCGAGAAGCTGTGGCAGACATTCTGGCGTTATTCTCCCCCTGACACTGTAGAGGGTGCCACTGTAACAGAGAATCG CAGTGTAAGTGAGATTGAAGCGCGGCTCCCTGAAGCACAGTTATTGTTGCTGTGCAGAAACGAGGCGGTTCTTAAGTGGATGAGCACCTGTGACCATTTAATGTACCAGGTCCTCGTGGAGATTCTTATTCCTGATGTCCTGAGACCCATTCCCA GTGCCTTGACTCAAGCCATTCGCAACTTTGCCAAAAGCCTGGAAGGGTGGCTTAGTAATGCCATGAATGCCATTCCACAGAGAATGATCCAGACCAAG ATTGCCGCTGTTAGTGCCTTTGCGCAAACGCTGCGCAGATATACATCTCTGAACCACCTGGCTCAGGCGGCACGCGCTGTGTTGCAAAACACATCACAGATCAACCAGATGCTGAGCGATCTCAATCGTGTTGACTTTGCAAACGTGCAG GAGCAGGCATCGTGGGTGTGCCAGTGTGAGGAGGGCGTGGTTCAGCACTTGGAGCAGGACTTTAAGGCCACGCTGCAGCAGCAGAGCTCTCTGGAGCAGTGGGCAGCCTGGCTGGAGAACGTGGTCACTCAGGTGCTCAAGCCTTACGAGCACAGGCCCAGCTTCCCCAGGGCAGCTCGACAGTTCCTGCTGAAGTGGTCCTTCTACAG TTCTATGGTGATCAGAGACCTGACCCTGCGCAGTGCTGCCAGCTTCGGCTCCTTCCACCTGATCCGCCTGCTTTATGATGAGTACATGTTTTATCTAGTGGAGCATCGTGTGGCTCAAGCTACAGGAGAGACGCCCATTGGTGTCATGGGCGAG TTTGACAACCTCAACAACTTATCCCTTACTAGCATCGATAAAG ATGAGACGAGCGGGATGGACAGTGACTTGGAAGAGGATGTGGAGGAGTCTGGGGAACCGCTCCCCAAACGGGAGAAGTCGGAGCATGAGGTAATCCAGGTGATCCAGGTCGGGGCGCTAGAAGACGGGATCCACCCCGTGGTGGGAGTTGTTCAGCAGAGTGTGCTCCACTCACTGCCACAGCCCCCCCAGGACCACACCGACCACATCCTAACCTCGTCCGTGGGGACTCCCACCATCCGCCACTGCAGCACCACCGGCAACACGTACGCCTCTGTTTGA
- the rfx3 gene encoding transcription factor RFX3 isoform X1, whose translation MQTPEAGADSTSTVPLQTTVPVQPTGSTQQVPVQQQAQTVQQVQHVYPAQVQYVEENSGVYTNGNIRTYSYSEPQLYSQNSGGSYFDTQGSASQVSTVVTSHGMTNNGGGSAGGMSMGLAGGQVISSSSGAYLMDNAGPHPATQTARASPATIEMAIETLQKSEGLSSQRSSLLNSHLQWLLDNYETAEGVSLPRSTLYNHYLRHCQEQKLDPVNAASFGKLIRSIFMGLRTRRLGTRGNSKYHYYGIRVKPDSPLNRLQEDMQYMALRQQPVQQKQRFKSVQKFDSGSGDNYTSGGQHHPGAAEQTVIAQSQHHQQFLDASRALPDFVELDLGQSNTENVSPEDVKALQSLYREHCEAILDVVVNLQFSLIEKLWQTFWRYSPPDTVEGATVTENRSVSEIEARLPEAQLLLLCRNEAVLKWMSTCDHLMYQVLVEILIPDVLRPIPSALTQAIRNFAKSLEGWLSNAMNAIPQRMIQTKIAAVSAFAQTLRRYTSLNHLAQAARAVLQNTSQINQMLSDLNRVDFANVQEQASWVCQCEEGVVQHLEQDFKATLQQQSSLEQWAAWLENVVTQVLKPYEHRPSFPRAARQFLLKWSFYSSMVIRDLTLRSAASFGSFHLIRLLYDEYMFYLVEHRVAQATGETPIGVMGEFDNLNNLSLTSIDKDETSGMDSDLEEDVEESGEPLPKREKSEHEVIQVIQVGALEDGIHPVVGVVQQSVLHSLPQPPQDHTDHILTSSVGTPTIRHCSTTGNTYASV comes from the exons AAGGACCTACTCATACTCCGAGCCACAGCTGTACAGCCAGAACAGCGGGGGGAGCTACTTTGACACACAGGGCAGCGCGTCTCAAGTGTCCACTGTGGTGACGTCTCACGGCATGACCAACAATGGAGGAGGGAGCGCTGGAGGGATGAGCATGGGTCTGGCGGGGGGTCAGGTAATCAGCAGCAGCTCCGGGGCTTACTTGATGGACAATGCCGGACCCCACCCCGCCACCCAGACTGCACGGGCCTCCCCAGCCACT ATTGAAATGGCGATTGAGACACTCCAAAAATCTGAGGGTTTATCCAGTCAGAGAAGCTCGCTACTCAACAGCCAT CTTCAGTGGCTGCTGGACAATTacgagacagcagagggagtaagTCTACCACGGTCCACCCTCTACAATCACTACCTGCGCCACTGCCAGGAGCAGAAATTAGACCCGGTCAACGCAGCCTCATTTGGTAAACTCATTCGCTCTATCTTCATGGGACTCCGTACAAGGCGTCTTGGGACAAG AGGGAACTCCAAATATCATTACTACGGTATACGAGTGAAACCAGATTCCCCGCTCAATAGACTCCAAGAAGACATGCAGTACATGGCCCTGAGACAGCAGCCTGTTCAGCAGAAGCAGAG GTTCAAGTCAGTGCAGAAGTTTGACAGCGGCTCCGGAGACAATTACACAAGTGGAGGCCAGCACCATCCAGGTGCTGCAGAACAGACGGTTATTGCACAGAGCCAGCACCACCAGCAGTTCCTTG ATGCATCACGGGCACTCCCTGATTTTGTAGAGCTGGACCTGGGTCAGAGCAATACGGAGAACGTCAGCCCAGAGGATGTAAAGGCTCTTCAGTCCCTTTACAGAGAGCACTGTGAG GCTATCTTGGACGTTGTGGTCAACCTCCAGTTCAGTCTAATCGAGAAGCTGTGGCAGACATTCTGGCGTTATTCTCCCCCTGACACTGTAGAGGGTGCCACTGTAACAGAGAATCG CAGTGTAAGTGAGATTGAAGCGCGGCTCCCTGAAGCACAGTTATTGTTGCTGTGCAGAAACGAGGCGGTTCTTAAGTGGATGAGCACCTGTGACCATTTAATGTACCAGGTCCTCGTGGAGATTCTTATTCCTGATGTCCTGAGACCCATTCCCA GTGCCTTGACTCAAGCCATTCGCAACTTTGCCAAAAGCCTGGAAGGGTGGCTTAGTAATGCCATGAATGCCATTCCACAGAGAATGATCCAGACCAAG ATTGCCGCTGTTAGTGCCTTTGCGCAAACGCTGCGCAGATATACATCTCTGAACCACCTGGCTCAGGCGGCACGCGCTGTGTTGCAAAACACATCACAGATCAACCAGATGCTGAGCGATCTCAATCGTGTTGACTTTGCAAACGTGCAG GAGCAGGCATCGTGGGTGTGCCAGTGTGAGGAGGGCGTGGTTCAGCACTTGGAGCAGGACTTTAAGGCCACGCTGCAGCAGCAGAGCTCTCTGGAGCAGTGGGCAGCCTGGCTGGAGAACGTGGTCACTCAGGTGCTCAAGCCTTACGAGCACAGGCCCAGCTTCCCCAGGGCAGCTCGACAGTTCCTGCTGAAGTGGTCCTTCTACAG TTCTATGGTGATCAGAGACCTGACCCTGCGCAGTGCTGCCAGCTTCGGCTCCTTCCACCTGATCCGCCTGCTTTATGATGAGTACATGTTTTATCTAGTGGAGCATCGTGTGGCTCAAGCTACAGGAGAGACGCCCATTGGTGTCATGGGCGAG TTTGACAACCTCAACAACTTATCCCTTACTAGCATCGATAAAG ATGAGACGAGCGGGATGGACAGTGACTTGGAAGAGGATGTGGAGGAGTCTGGGGAACCGCTCCCCAAACGGGAGAAGTCGGAGCATGAGGTAATCCAGGTGATCCAGGTCGGGGCGCTAGAAGACGGGATCCACCCCGTGGTGGGAGTTGTTCAGCAGAGTGTGCTCCACTCACTGCCACAGCCCCCCCAGGACCACACCGACCACATCCTAACCTCGTCCGTGGGGACTCCCACCATCCGCCACTGCAGCACCACCGGCAACACGTACGCCTCTGTTTGA
- the smad4a gene encoding mothers against decapentaplegic homolog 4a has translation MSITNTPTSNDACLSIVHSLMCHRQGGESESFAKRAIESLVKKLKEKKDELDSLITAITTNGAHPSKCVTIQRTLDGRLQVAGRKGFPHVVYARLWRWPDLHKNELKHVKYCQYAFDLKCDSVCVNPYHYERVVSPGIDLSTLTLSNSGPLIVKDEFDYDNPQSHSSSENHLQTIQHPPSRPVPQEQFSNPPLLPPSEGSSSASSSAFSAISAGPSNPTPNWSRNGNFPPAVPQHQNGHLQHHPPMPHTGHYWPVTNEIAFQPPISNHPAPEYWCSIAYFEMDVQVGETFKVPSTCPVVTVDGYVDPSGGDRFCLGQLSNVHRTENIERARLHIGKGVQLECKGEGDVWVRCLSDHAVFVQSYYLDREAGRAPGDAVHKIYPSAYIKVFDLRQCHRQMQQQAATAQAAAAAQAAAVAGNIPGPGSVGGIAPAISLSAAAGIGVDDLRRLCILRMSFVKGWGPDYPRQSIKETPCWIEIHLHRALQLLDEVLHTMPIADPQPLD, from the exons ATGTCAATCACAAACACTCCCACAAGCAACGACGCCTGCCTGAGCATCGTGCATAGTCTGATGTGCCACCGACAGGGAGGGGAGAGTGAGAGCTTCGCTAAGCGAGCCATAGAGAGTCTTGTCAAGAAGTTGAAGGAGAAGAAAGATGAGTTGGATTCCCTCATCACAGCCATCACCACAAATGGAGCTCATCCAAGCAAGTGCGTGACCATACAACGCACATTGGATGGACGCCTGCAG GTCGCAGGGCGTAAAGGCTTCCCGCATGTCGTCTATGCCAGACTTTGGCGATGGCCAGATTTACACAAGAAtgagttaaaacatgtgaaatacTGCCAGTATGCCTTCGACCTGAAATGTGACAGTGTTTGTGTCAACCCATACCACTACGAGAGGGTAGTTTCTCCGGGAATTG ACTTGTCAACACTGACTCTTTCAAATTCAG GCCCGCTTATTGTGAAAGACGAGTTCGACTATGACAACCCGCAGTCTCACTCCAGCTCCGAAAACCACCTGCAAACAATCCAGCATCCTCCGTCAAGGCCCGTTCCTCAGGAGCAGTTCTCTAACCCCCCTCTGCTCCCCCCTTCGGAGGGCAGCAGCTCCGCTTCTTCTTCGGCTTTCTCCGCCATTAGTGCCGGCCCTTCAA ATCCGACACCCAACTGGAGCAGAAACGGCAACTTCCCCCCAGCGGTGCCTCAGCACCAGAATGGACACCTCCAACACCATCCACCTATGCCTCACACGGGACATTACT GGCCTGTTACCAATGAAATAGCATTCCAGCCGCCCATATCCAACCATCCAG CCCCAGAATACTGGTGCTCCATTGCGTACTTTGAGATGGATGTTCAAGTTGGGGAGACGTTTAAGGTGCCGTCCACATGTCCCGTAGTTACCGTGGACGGTTATGTGGATCCCTCAGGGGGTGACCGATTCTGCTTGGGTCAACTGAGTAATGTCCACCGGACAGAGAACATAGAGAGAGCTAG GCTTCACATTGGCAAAGGTGTTCAGCTGGAATGCAAGGGAGAGGGGGACGTGTGGGTGCGCTGTCTGAGTGATCACGCCGTGTTTGTGCAGAGCTATTATCTGGACCGGGAGGCTGGCCGGGCTCCAGGCGACGCTGTCCATAAGATCTACCCCAGTGCTTACATCAAG GTGTTTGACCTGCGTCAGTGCCACCGGCAGATGCAGCAGCAGGCGGCGACGGCTCAGGCAGCAGCTGCAGCGCAGGCAGCCGCGGTGGCGGGGAACATTCCCGGTCCTGGCTCAGTGGGAGGCATCGCCCCTGCCATCA GTTTGTCTGCTGCTGCAGGCATCGGGGTCGATGACCTGCGCAGGCTGTGCATCCTGCGCATGAGCTTCGTAAAAGGCTGGGGGCCAGACTACCCCCGGCAGAGCATTAAAGAGACACCCTGCTGGATCGAGATCCATCTACATCGAGCTCTGCAGCTACTAGATGAAGTCCTGCACACCATGCCCATAGCTGACCCGCAGCCTCTCGACTGA
- the LOC107373881 gene encoding bone morphogenetic protein 10 has protein sequence MSVRKVQLTKFMKMARKLENHCSFRRKVCTTTVLGVVRERRAKQGLSDISKHVSAAHGTPQPCPQSQTSRPTRAKLLHTLAPTATCCPLMTESAGFVSKSFSHLTAAFGLKFFLRSAMTTSFISNLGFVHTLNVMLLVLTALSWSSPIKPSEIYHKTRIDRSDVDDDTLNAQDFLTHFISTLNLTKRTSQTSAQATHTEPLPEFMLELYYRFANDRTAVPSANIVRSFKNEDFSPSRVKARGVRIHPLLFNISVPHHEHITIAELRLFILVQKAQIPYAGINCKVTIYMLHDGVIWTKEVGKEGRGRDKEEVVEMNDLQELMTKHIRAKDNSWVSFDLTHVVTLWWKSGCATRRLEVHIESLGSEEEEVMQKTAGRGDGLIEIDIDRNLEGTHNSMMIVFSDDQSRDHKRDRQELGQMIQHENDLPQNMDWSQQLFRGDMNHNTDRANQDELGEQSALDLQSNLIYDTPPRIRRNVKSESCRRTPLFVDFKDIGWDKWIVQPLGYEAYKCNGVCSPPMTSEVSPTKHAIVQTRLSLKSPERASPACCVPTKLEPITLLYHDNGVVTFNHKYEGMVVAECGCR, from the exons ATGAGTGTCAGGAAAGTACAGCTAACCAAGTTCATGAAAATGGCTAGAAAACTAGAAAACCACTGTTCGTTTAGAAGAAAGGTATGCACCACAACAGTATTGGGAGTGGTGAGAGAGAGGAGGGCAAAGCAAGGCCTTAGTGACATCTCCAAACATGTCAGCGCAGCACATGGGACACCACAGCCCTGCCCTCAGAGCCAAACTTCAAGACCAACAAGGGCAAAGCTGCTTCACACTTTGGCCCCAACAGCAACCTGTTGTCCTTTAATGACAGAGTCTGCAGGTTTTGTTTCTAAGAGCTTTTCTCATCTCACAGCAGCATTTGGATTGAAATTTTTCCTTCGCTCAGCAATGACCACTTCATTTATCTCCAACCTTGGGTTTGTTCACACTCTGAACGTCATGCTACTGGTACTGACTGCTTTGAGCTGGAGTAGTCCCATAAAGCCTTCTGAGATTTACCACAAGACAAGGATTGACCGATCAGACGTGGATGACGATACACTCAATGCGCAGGACTTTTTGACCCATTTTATTTCCACATTGAACCTTACAAAGCGAACATCCCAAACCAGTGCCCAGGCCACCCACACAGAACCTCTACCAGAATTCATGCTGGAGCTCTACTATCGCTTCGCCAACGACCGCACCGCAGTACCATCTGCCAACATTGTTCGCAGTTTCAAGAATGAAG ATTTCTCCCCCTCTCGTGTAAAAGCCAGGGGTGTCAGAATTCATCCTCTTCTGTTCAATATCTCCGTGCCCCACCATGAGCACATAACAATAGCTGAGCTTCGACTTTTCATTCTTGTGCAAAAGGCCCAAATACCGTATGCTGGGATTAACTGCAAGGTGACAATCTACATGCTACATGACGGAGTTATCTGGACAAAAGAGGTGGGGAAAGAAGGGAGAGGGAGGGATAAAGAGGAGGTGGTGGAGATGAATGATTTGCAGGAACTGATGACAAAGCATATCCGTGCCAAAGATAATAGCTGGGTGTCATTTGACCTCACTCATGTGGTTACCCTTTGGTGGAAATCAGGGTGTGCAACTCGAAGGCTGGAGGTTCACATTGAAAGTCTGGGCTCAGAAGAAGAAGAGgtcatgcagaaaacagcagggagAGGCGACGGTTTGATTGAGATTGACATTGACAGAAACTTGGAGGGGACCCACAATTCAATGATGATCGTATTCTCAGATGACCAGAGTAGAGATCACAAACGGGACAGACAAGAGCTCGGTCAGATGATTCAACATGAGAATGACCTTCCTCAAAACATGGACTGGAGCCAACAACTTTTCCGGGGGGACATGAATCACAACACTGACCGTGCTAACCAGGACGAGCTGGGCGAACAGTCTGCCTTGGACCTACAGTCCAACCTTATCTATGACACACCTCCTCGAATTCGTCGCAATGTTAAGAGTGAGTCATGCAGGAGGACGCCGCTCTTTGTGGATTTTAAAGACATCGGCTGGGACAAGTGGATAGTCCAGCCTTTGGGCTACGAGGCGTACAAGTGCAATGGCGTGTGCAGCCCTCCTATGACATCTGAGGTCTCACCTACCAAACATGCCATAGTGCAGACACGCTTGAGCCTCAAGAGCCCAGAAAGAGCTTCCCCCGCCTGCTGTGTGCCAACCAAACTGGAGCCAATCACTCTTCTTTATCACGATAACGGAGTGGTCACTTTTAATCACAAGTATGAAGGAATGGTGGTGGCAGAATGTGGCTGTAGATAA